A genomic window from Silene latifolia isolate original U9 population chromosome 11, ASM4854445v1, whole genome shotgun sequence includes:
- the LOC141611241 gene encoding uncharacterized protein LOC141611241, which produces MYKSRQTVLLLQRSLHTISHERPSESLKRKVADLQKRRRLRNPKKNELFVEVPESRSFLDTATMPMMLTAVGVALFAKLLMMSDESRSQELIERRIQNAPEGQGSVRMLSREEWDEIREVRPRTPFESKLARPNARIRTEEAPKKEDVKNWAIDVLMDAVTRAEESARHDSK; this is translated from the exons ATGTATAAATCCCGCCAAACAGTTCTTCTGTTACAGAGAAGCTTGCATACGATATCCCATGAAAGACCAAGCGAAAGTTTGAAGAGAAAGGTTGCTGATCTGCAGAAAAGGAGGAGGTTACGTAACCCAAAGAAAAATGAGCTATTCGTTGAAGTTCCGGAATCCAGGTCATTCCTGGACACTGCTACGATGCCAATGATGCTAACTGCTGTTGGGGTTGCCTTATTTGCGAAACTCCTCATGATG TCTGATGAGTCAAGATCTCAAGAATTGATCGAACGAAGAATACAGAATGCACCAGAGGGTCAAGGATCAGTTAGAATGCTAAGTCGTGAGGAGTGGGATGAAATTCGTGAAGTAAGGCCTAGGACACCTTTTGAGTCGAAGCTTGCCCGCCCTAATGCTCGAATAAGGACAGAAGAAGCACCAAAAAAG GAGGATGTGAAAAACTGGGCAATTGATGTTCTTATGGATGCAGTTACCCGAGCGGAGGAAAGTGCTAGGCATGATTCTAAGTGA
- the LOC141611240 gene encoding uncharacterized protein LOC141611240 codes for MEFVEEQGKKSHSQCSTLLLPALSIGNVGQLAVDLMISTTKAERIGFLDDPNVLPCVGNDAYGPLPVGLLNLPLEVYELEANELTFVQQRSPVVKGMMLQFAKNLADFAVAAGKKHVILLSSLDFGQWQRVDMSSGMQIHYLSSSNADGSDEDCEKLGWKKLQEYNPSQKRWQYLQTVAEGTNVEEDALPSDDDMDEEEDYHASLPFAALFSCFKARGLTVTCLLCYCSEGDNIADSINLASAACKVLEQKPNSVPISGDGGWIIPLSWKSVYGPPPDMSMF; via the exons atggaATTCGTTGAAGAACAAGGCAAGAAATCTCATTCCCAATGCTCTACTCTTTTACTG CCGGCGTTATCGATAGGAAATGTAGGGCAATTAGCAGTAGATTTGATGATATCAACAACAAAAGCTGAGAGAATCGGGTTTTTAGACGATCCGAATGTTCTTCCTTGTGTTGGTAATGATGCTTATGGTCCTCTTCCTGTTGGACTTCTCAATTTGCCACTTGAAG TGTATGAATTAGAGGCCAATGAGTTGACTTTTGTTCAGCAAAGATCGCCGGTAGTTAAG GGCATGATGTTGCAATTTGCAAAAAATTTGGCTGATTTTGCTGTTGCTGCTGGGAAGAAGCATGTTATTTTGCTCTCTAGCTTGGACTTCGGACAATGGCAAAGGGTCGATATGTCAAG TGGCATGCAAATACATTATCTCTCAAGCTCCAATGCAGATGGAAGTGATGAAGATTGTGAAAAACTTGGGTGGAAGAAACTGCAAGAATACAACCCTTCTCAAAAACGATGGCAGTATCTTCAAACAGTTGCAGAAGGGACAaatgtggaggaagacgctcttCCGTCTGATGATGATATggatgaagaagaagattatCATGCAAGTTTGCCTTTTGCTGCACTATTTTCTTGTTTCAAG GCGAGAGGGCTAACGGTGACCTGCTTGCTATGTTATTGCTCTGAAGGAGATAACATAGCCGACTCCATCAATCTTGCTAGCGCAGCATGCAAAGTTTTGGAACAGAAACCAAACAGTGTACCAA TCAGTGGAGATGGAGGGTGGATCATCCCACTTTCATGGAAGAGCGTCTATGGACCGCCCCCAGACATGTCAATGTTCTAG